One genomic window of Bartonella sp. JB63 includes the following:
- a CDS encoding DUF2497 domain-containing protein, with protein MVQSSNALHEPSMDEILTSIREIIEENSVRSDDISSESVAANASTKGSKIPLESVYDGALSVDDAMKALADRIGFSAEDRVSSLTTDTKLEDNIDTGRVKPFSEEHNSIHKVKQYDEAFMSQKKNTSSDCIELSPYVISSAEKVARDVLRPAIAEWLQCQLPILLEKILREEIIKTVKNLPKSF; from the coding sequence ATGGTACAGAGTTCAAATGCGTTACATGAGCCAAGTATGGATGAGATTTTGACATCTATCCGTGAAATAATTGAGGAGAATTCAGTTCGGTCTGATGATATTTCAAGTGAATCCGTTGCAGCAAATGCTTCTACAAAGGGTTCAAAAATACCATTAGAAAGTGTTTATGATGGGGCTTTGTCTGTCGATGATGCGATGAAGGCTTTAGCTGATCGTATTGGTTTTTCTGCTGAAGATAGAGTTTCTTCTTTAACAACTGATACAAAATTAGAAGATAATATTGATACGGGAAGGGTGAAGCCTTTCTCTGAAGAGCATAATTCCATTCATAAAGTAAAACAATATGATGAGGCGTTTATGTCACAGAAAAAAAATACATCTTCTGATTGTATAGAGTTATCTCCTTATGTTATTTCCTCTGCTGAAAAGGTTGCAAGAGATGTGTTGCGTCCAGCTATAGCAGAATGGTTGCAGTGTCAGTTGCCTATTTTACTTGAAAAAATCCTACGTGAAGAGATTATCAAAACCGTTAAAAATTTACCTAAGAGCTTTTAA
- a CDS encoding valine--tRNA ligase, with amino-acid sequence MLEKNYDAASVEPRIAKEWEKCGAFKAKIDVKLNAESFCIMLPPPNVTGLLHMGHALNATIQDIMVRFQRMRGKNVLWQPGMDHAGIATQMVVERQLAEHQEPARQEMGREKFVERVWKWRYEAGGIITDQLKRLGVSCDWSRERFTMDEGLSQAVLEVFVTLYKQGLIYKDKRLVNWDPKLLTAISDLEVELKEIKGYLWHFRYPLEGKVFDPNDSTTFITVATTRPETMLGDTGIAVNPEDDRYRDLIGKNAILPLVGRKLLIVGDSYANPEEGSGAVKITPAHDFNDFEVGQRHNLRLVNIFTQKAEIFLLDNEAFFDGLVLSDELKKLVEHLDKVDRFVARNRIVSWMEERGYCVTVNDYLHAVPHGDRSGVPIEPLLTDQWYVNAAELAKPAIEAVRQGKTKFIPSSWEKTYFNWMQNIQPWCISRQLWWGHQIPAWYGPDGMIFVEKSEKEALDSALSYYGKTVQLTRDQDVLDTWFSSALWPFSTLGWPDKTIELTAFYPTSLSVTGFDIIFFWIARMMMMGIHFMREVPFPIVYVHALVRDQNGAKMSKSKGNIVDPLELIDQYSADALRFTLAIMAAQGRDVKLDPSRVAGYRNFITKLWNATRFAEMNGVRHDLSFKPEKTKLALNRWILTELSNTVSAVTNGIENYRFNDAAHALYRFIWNALCDWYLELLKPVFQGSDEDSKKEAQACIAWVLDEVYKLLHPFMPHVTEELWSLTATQDMKRQNMLALMQWPQVTFKDEEAANDISWIIDVVSSIRSVRAEMNVPAGALAPLVILEAGQVIQERVHRYEAILKRLARIGEIGFSDQVPDISAQIILGEAIFCLPLGQLINLDAERIRLKKDISKIEQDIEKISIKLNNPKFIANAKQEVIEIEHKRITELYDAKKKVSIALERLT; translated from the coding sequence ATGCTAGAAAAAAACTATGATGCTGCCTCTGTAGAGCCAAGAATTGCCAAAGAATGGGAAAAGTGTGGAGCTTTTAAAGCAAAGATAGATGTGAAGTTAAATGCGGAATCTTTTTGCATTATGCTTCCACCACCGAATGTTACAGGTTTGCTTCATATGGGGCATGCATTGAATGCGACAATTCAGGATATTATGGTGCGTTTTCAACGGATGCGAGGCAAGAATGTGCTATGGCAACCAGGTATGGATCATGCGGGAATTGCAACACAAATGGTTGTTGAACGCCAACTTGCAGAACATCAAGAACCAGCGCGTCAAGAAATGGGAAGGGAAAAGTTTGTTGAACGCGTTTGGAAATGGCGTTACGAAGCCGGTGGAATTATCACTGATCAGCTCAAACGTCTTGGTGTTTCGTGTGACTGGTCGCGTGAGCGGTTCACAATGGATGAGGGTCTATCTCAGGCTGTTCTTGAAGTTTTTGTTACACTTTACAAGCAGGGGTTAATATATAAGGATAAGCGTTTAGTCAATTGGGATCCAAAGTTATTGACGGCTATTTCGGATCTTGAAGTTGAATTGAAAGAAATCAAAGGTTATTTATGGCATTTTAGGTATCCCCTTGAAGGGAAGGTTTTTGATCCAAATGATTCTACAACTTTTATAACAGTTGCAACAACACGTCCTGAAACAATGCTTGGGGATACCGGTATTGCGGTTAATCCTGAAGATGATCGTTATAGAGATCTCATAGGGAAAAATGCTATTTTACCACTCGTTGGTCGAAAGTTGTTAATTGTTGGTGATTCTTATGCTAATCCTGAAGAGGGGAGTGGTGCTGTAAAAATCACACCAGCACATGATTTTAATGATTTTGAAGTAGGTCAGCGGCACAATTTACGCTTAGTTAATATTTTCACTCAAAAGGCTGAGATTTTTTTGCTTGATAATGAGGCGTTTTTTGATGGTTTAGTTTTATCTGATGAATTGAAAAAGTTAGTAGAGCATTTAGATAAAGTTGATCGTTTTGTTGCACGAAATCGAATTGTTTCTTGGATGGAAGAGAGAGGATATTGTGTAACTGTTAATGATTACCTTCATGCTGTTCCTCATGGTGATCGAAGTGGAGTGCCCATTGAGCCCCTTTTAACAGATCAGTGGTACGTCAATGCTGCAGAATTAGCAAAGCCAGCGATAGAAGCTGTTCGCCAAGGAAAAACGAAATTTATTCCATCTAGTTGGGAGAAAACTTATTTCAATTGGATGCAGAATATTCAGCCTTGGTGTATTTCTCGGCAATTATGGTGGGGACATCAGATACCTGCTTGGTATGGCCCTGATGGTATGATTTTTGTTGAAAAAAGTGAAAAAGAGGCTTTAGATTCGGCTTTATCTTATTATGGTAAAACAGTTCAGTTAACACGTGATCAGGATGTTTTAGATACTTGGTTTTCATCTGCTCTTTGGCCTTTTTCAACGCTGGGTTGGCCTGATAAAACGATTGAGTTAACGGCTTTTTATCCAACATCTCTATCGGTCACGGGATTTGATATTATATTTTTCTGGATCGCTCGTATGATGATGATGGGTATACACTTTATGAGAGAAGTACCTTTCCCAATTGTTTATGTACATGCTCTTGTGCGGGATCAGAATGGTGCGAAGATGTCAAAATCGAAGGGAAATATTGTTGATCCGTTGGAACTCATTGATCAATATAGTGCAGATGCATTACGTTTTACATTAGCTATTATGGCGGCGCAAGGTCGTGATGTAAAACTTGATCCTTCCCGTGTTGCAGGCTATCGTAATTTTATTACGAAATTGTGGAATGCCACTCGATTTGCAGAAATGAATGGTGTTAGGCATGATTTGTCTTTTAAACCAGAAAAAACGAAACTTGCACTTAACCGTTGGATTTTAACTGAATTATCCAACACTGTTTCAGCAGTTACCAATGGTATTGAAAACTATAGATTTAATGATGCTGCTCACGCACTATATCGGTTCATTTGGAATGCATTATGCGATTGGTATCTTGAACTTCTTAAACCTGTGTTTCAAGGTTCGGATGAAGATTCTAAAAAAGAAGCACAAGCATGTATAGCTTGGGTCCTTGATGAAGTTTATAAACTTCTCCATCCTTTTATGCCTCATGTAACAGAGGAGTTATGGTCTCTTACAGCAACGCAAGACATGAAGCGTCAGAATATGTTAGCATTGATGCAATGGCCACAGGTGACATTTAAAGATGAAGAAGCTGCAAATGATATTAGTTGGATTATTGATGTAGTTAGTAGTATTCGTTCTGTGCGAGCTGAAATGAATGTTCCAGCAGGTGCATTGGCACCTCTTGTAATCTTAGAAGCGGGGCAGGTAATTCAAGAGCGTGTACACCGTTATGAGGCTATTCTTAAAAGATTAGCACGTATCGGAGAGATCGGTTTTTCTGATCAGGTTCCTGATATATCAGCCCAGATAATTTTGGGAGAGGCAATTTTTTGTTTACCACTGGGGCAGTTGATTAATTTAGATGCTGAACGCATTCGTTTGAAAAAGGATATAAGTAAA
- a CDS encoding DEAD/DEAH box helicase has protein sequence MSISKKNVFAELGLSSLLVKNLFTAGIRKPKLIQAQAIPVMLKGHDILGIAQTGSGKTLAFSLPILNRILTLGDKRHPKTARALILVPTRELAVQIEEAISAIAKGTHLSNCLILGGMSRLAQIKRMAKGVDILIATPGRLMDLIRSKYIDLSQSRFFVLDEADRMLDMGFINDVRQIANFLHKKCQTALFSATMPKEINVLADNLLKEPVKIEVVPQGTTAVEITQILYCVSTSEKKSVLSKLLTNPALALVIVFIRTKHGADSVARSLEKAGYSVATIHGNKSQNVRQCALKNFREGLVRVLVATDIAARGIDIPGISHVINYDLPDNAESYVHRIGRTGRNGASGNAITLFDEKVERARLSAIERLIRIKLIRKEIPPQFAVLPEKPTEPTTHEQEVNKKYHFKKSKVRKKT, from the coding sequence TTGAGTATAAGTAAAAAAAATGTTTTTGCAGAGCTAGGTTTATCATCTCTTTTAGTTAAAAACCTATTTACTGCTGGTATTAGAAAACCTAAACTTATTCAAGCACAAGCTATCCCAGTAATGTTAAAAGGACATGATATTTTAGGGATTGCACAAACTGGTTCGGGAAAAACATTGGCATTTAGTTTACCTATTTTGAACCGAATTTTAACTTTAGGTGATAAACGTCATCCTAAAACTGCACGAGCTTTAATTTTGGTTCCTACACGTGAACTTGCTGTTCAGATTGAGGAAGCAATTAGTGCTATTGCAAAGGGAACTCATCTTTCAAATTGTTTGATTTTGGGTGGAATGTCGCGTTTGGCACAAATTAAACGGATGGCAAAAGGTGTGGATATTTTGATTGCAACACCTGGACGTTTAATGGATCTTATCCGTAGTAAATATATTGATCTTTCTCAGTCACGTTTTTTTGTTCTAGATGAAGCTGATCGTATGTTAGATATGGGTTTTATTAATGATGTGCGACAAATTGCAAACTTTCTGCATAAAAAATGTCAGACAGCGCTTTTTTCTGCGACAATGCCGAAAGAAATTAATGTCCTTGCAGATAATTTACTTAAGGAACCGGTAAAAATAGAGGTTGTTCCTCAAGGAACCACTGCTGTAGAAATTACTCAAATACTGTATTGTGTTTCTACAAGTGAAAAAAAGAGTGTTTTAAGTAAACTTTTGACAAATCCCGCTTTAGCTTTAGTTATTGTGTTTATACGTACTAAACATGGGGCTGATTCTGTTGCGCGTAGTTTGGAAAAAGCAGGATATTCTGTTGCGACAATCCATGGGAATAAATCGCAAAATGTTCGGCAATGTGCGTTAAAAAATTTTCGTGAAGGATTGGTAAGAGTTTTGGTTGCAACTGATATTGCTGCACGTGGTATTGATATACCAGGAATTAGCCATGTTATTAATTATGATTTGCCAGATAATGCTGAAAGTTATGTGCATCGTATTGGTCGTACAGGACGTAATGGTGCATCTGGTAATGCTATTACGCTTTTTGATGAAAAGGTAGAACGCGCACGTTTGTCTGCTATAGAGCGCTTGATTCGGATAAAATTAATACGCAAAGAAATTCCTCCTCAGTTCGCAGTATTGCCGGAAAAACCAACTGAACCAACAACTCACGAGCAAGAAGTTAATAAGAAATACCATTTTAAAAAATCTAAAGTTAGGAAAAAAACTTGA
- a CDS encoding TolC family outer membrane protein produces MYIVFKINKKLQICLFLTFCISVSKLAYADTLMDAFAKAYLYNAKLNTERAAVRISNDDVIIAGSGFLPQIEGIGSYSRNKAVTTSYSNSGFIGIRLNQRLFDGFITQNTFFSAELKMQAQREYFRNAEQSMFLDVVVAYTNVYKARRIADLRRKNLIALEEQVRSDKAKLEVGEGGRVDFAQAQAARSVAVSELSIAHANVKSAEAIYRQVIGFDPEKLEPPLVAKELPVNLDVGYQISIVTHPAILYARYLIDSSFYNVKAKEGALLPKVDLSATTSYNRIYRGLGEDGVSQSVGLSVSFPIFEGGRMSAQIRQAKEQYKQAHFQFDLAQSNVKQALTSAWFQLEGARASVSAYRESVRAADIAFKGRIQENRVGQATTLDVLNSQTQLINAQIALIAAECDVVIASYNVQYSIGKLTANYLGLKTIKYIR; encoded by the coding sequence ATTTATATTGTGTTTAAAATAAACAAGAAACTTCAAATATGTTTATTTCTGACTTTTTGCATTTCTGTCTCTAAATTAGCTTATGCTGATACATTGATGGATGCTTTTGCTAAAGCTTATCTGTATAATGCTAAGTTGAATACTGAGCGCGCGGCTGTGCGCATATCAAATGATGATGTAATTATTGCGGGTTCAGGCTTTTTACCACAAATTGAAGGGATTGGAAGCTATAGTCGAAACAAAGCTGTTACAACTTCTTATAGTAACTCTGGATTTATAGGAATAAGGTTAAATCAAAGATTATTTGATGGTTTTATCACACAAAATACATTCTTTTCAGCTGAATTAAAAATGCAAGCGCAGCGTGAATATTTTCGTAATGCTGAACAAAGTATGTTTCTCGATGTTGTAGTAGCATATACTAATGTATACAAAGCACGTCGTATTGCTGATCTTCGTCGAAAAAATTTGATTGCCCTTGAAGAACAAGTGCGTTCAGATAAGGCAAAACTTGAGGTAGGAGAAGGAGGGCGTGTTGATTTTGCTCAAGCACAAGCAGCTCGTTCTGTTGCCGTTTCTGAGCTCAGTATTGCTCATGCTAATGTAAAATCAGCGGAAGCAATTTATAGGCAAGTAATTGGTTTTGATCCTGAAAAATTAGAGCCTCCACTGGTGGCAAAAGAATTACCAGTGAATCTTGATGTTGGTTATCAAATTAGTATTGTTACGCATCCAGCGATTCTTTACGCAAGATATTTGATTGATTCTAGTTTTTATAATGTCAAAGCTAAAGAAGGAGCGTTGCTTCCTAAAGTTGATTTGTCTGCAACAACATCTTATAATCGGATTTATAGAGGGCTTGGGGAGGATGGAGTTTCTCAATCAGTAGGGCTTTCAGTGAGTTTTCCAATTTTTGAAGGGGGACGTATGTCTGCACAGATTCGTCAGGCAAAGGAACAATATAAGCAAGCTCATTTTCAATTTGATCTGGCCCAAAGTAATGTGAAACAGGCGCTTACTTCTGCTTGGTTTCAGCTAGAAGGTGCACGTGCATCTGTTTCAGCTTATCGCGAGAGCGTTCGTGCTGCTGACATTGCTTTTAAGGGTCGTATTCAAGAAAATCGTGTGGGGCAGGCAACTACATTGGATGTTTTAAACTCTCAAACTCAATTAATTAACGCTCAAATTGCTTTAATAGCTGCAGAATGTGATGTTGTGATTGCAAGCTATAATGTTCAGTATTCTATTGGTAAATTGACTGCAAATTATTTGGGTTTAAAAACGATTAAATATATTCGCTGA